The genomic interval CCTTTACGGCTATGGACACTATTTCCAGTTTGAGTTCGGGCACCACGAACACTCTAAAGGATATTCTTGGACTTACTTTGGTGATCATCAGCTATGACTGGGTCTATCAACGCGTGGCCCTGACAAGCATGGAATCGACCTGGTGGCTCTACCTCATCGGATTTGTGGCCATTGATTTTGCGGCGTATTGGTCCCATCGACTGAATCACAGCATCAATTACTTCTGGAATCGACACGTGATTCACCACAGTGGTGAGCATTTCAACATGGCCACCGCCTTGCGTCAGAGCATTTCAGAGATTGTGAGCTTGGGCTTTATTTTTCTCTTTCCGGCTGCGCTGATTGGTATTCCACCCGAAGTCATCGCTGTGAGCGCCCCGCTTCACCTCTTCCTTCAGTTCTGGTACCACACCGAACACATCGGAAAGCTGGGCATTTTGGAGTACATCATTGTTACCCCATCCCAGCATCGCGTCCACCACGCCATCAACCCCATCTACATTGACAAAAACTTGGCGGCCATTTTTTGCATCTGGGATCGCGCCTTTGGCACCTTCCAGGAGGAGTTGGACGAAGTACCTTGTGTCTATGGTGTAACCCGACAGGCCAATACCTGGAACCCTATTAAGATCAACTTCCAGCACCTCTGGCTCTTGGTTCAGGACGCCTGGCGTGCGAAAAGCTGGAAAGACAAATTGCGCATTTGGTTCATGCCCACCGGTTGGCGGCCCGATGACGTCGCAGAACGTTTTCCCGTTCCCAGCGCCGATTATCGGAATCACGTCAAGTACGACACCAAGCCATCCAAGCTTTTGACCGCTTGGAGTTGGGTACAATTCGTCGTCATGATTCTATTTCTAACTAACCTATTGATCCATATTGCGGACTACCCAACCGATCAGCTCTTGATGTACGGAGCCTTCATCTTTGTGATGGTCTACAGCTTCACCTCACTTATGGACTATGAAGCCAGCGCCTTCTGGGTGGAACTCATTAAATCTTGCCTGGGCCTTTACCTCATCTACATCGTTGGCGACTTCTTCTTGATCGACGATCTGATCCCGCGCGGAACACTCTTAACCATGGCCTATTTTGCCCTTTCCGTAGTGGTAGTGGGGTACTTGGTTCAGTCCGAAGTGAAGCCCAGAGCGATGAGCCTACGGCTCGATAAGCCCCTTCCCTAGCCGCTTGCCAAATCCAGAGGTAAGCCCTCTGACTTCCAGTATATTGTACCAAAACCATGTGATATATATCACTTTTTTTATGCCTTGGGTTTTGCACCTTTAAACAAACCTAAGTCATGAACAATCACGAGCAACCCAACCTAGAGGCTCGTGTCCAGGAGCTTGAACGTCAAAATCAAATCCTAAAAGAACAACTCAAGCTAAACGAAGAAGAACGAAACGACTTTTTGACCAACACACTGAATACCATGGGAGACCCGGTATTCGTCAAAGACAGCGAAAGTCGTTTGCTTCTGGTCAACGATGCCTTCTGCGAGATGTTTCACATGTCTCGATCAGAGTGTATAGGCAAAACCCTTGCAGAGAACGTGCCTCCCGAAGAGCGCGACAGTTTCTTAGCCATTGACCGTCAAGTCATCGCCGATGGAATTGAGAACGTCAATGAAGAGACGCTAACAGTCAATGAAAACGAAACGAGAATCATTGCTACCAAAAAGTCCCGATTCATTGGCCCCAGCGGTAACAAATACCTTGTCGGCATCATTCGGGACCTGACCGAGCGCATCCGATCAGAGGAGGCCCTAAAAGAAAGTGAGCAACAGCTCAAAGAGTTGAATGCCACCAAGGACAAAATGTTCTCCATCATCTCCCATGACTTGCGAAGTCCCATCAACAGTATGATGGGCTTATCAGAGCTCTTGACCAACAAACAAATCGTGGTTACTCCAGAAGACGAACAAGAGTATATGGCGATGATTCACACGTCCATCATCAACACGTCTCGACTCTTAGACAACCTTCTGGGCTGGGCGAAAAGCCAATCAGGTCAAATCGAAGTACATCGTACCAGTTTTAATTTCCTCAACGCGGTAGAGGAAGTTCTGTCCATTTCTAGAACTTCTGCTAAAGTAAAAGGGATTGAGCTGAGGGCCGCCCATCTGGTCGACGTTCAACTATGTACAGACAGGAACATGCTGGAAACCATTATGCTCAACCTGGTATCAAACAGCATAAAGTTTACACAATCCGGAGGGTCCATTACCCTATCCTCGGAAAAGTCGGCAACTGAACTGCGGGTAACCATTACCGATACCGGTCTTGGCATGAGTGAAGAACAGTCCGACAGCTTATTCGCACATGGGATTAACAAATCTGTCCGAGGCACAGCGAATGAAAAGGGATCCGGTCTTGGCCTAATGCTCTGTCAGGATTTCATTGATCGGCTCGGAGGTACCATTGGCGTTCAGAGTGTTCTGGGAGAAGGCAGTTCATTTACGTTTCACCTCCCAATCTCTGGGGAAGCTGAATGCGAAAGGTAAAAATCTGCGATTAAAGCTTTTTCGCTAATTTTCAGTCAAAGACCTGAACCATGGCGAAAAAAGGCGCAATGCCCACTTATGCGACAATCGATGACTACATTGTCGCTCAGCCCGAACATGTCCGATCGCATCTTCATGATCTTCGTCGCATCATCCTAGAAGCGGCGCCTGATGCCGAAGAAAAGCTGAACTACAAAGTCCCTACGTTTGCTCTAGTACCGGAAGGTAAACGAGACTATCAACTGATGATGGCTGGGTACGATAAGTTTATCGGCTTCTACCCTTTTCCCACGACTATGGACCACTTTGCCTCGGAACTGTCCGGCTTCAAGCAAGGAAAGGGTTCTGTTCAGTTTCCTTTGAACGAGCCTCTGCCGGAAGATCTAATTCGACGGATGGTGGCTTTTCGAAGGGCTGAAATTTTGGATTCGTCAGGTGTGTAAGACGGAAGTAAAAACATCGCGCCGTAGGCGCAAATTCACAGTGAAATGGAAATTCTCAAGACTGACCTCAGCCGCTTTAAGCATCTGACCGACTTTCCCTACCGCGAGCACTTTGTTGATTTCGAGGGCATGCAGATGCACTACATCGACGAGGGTTCTGGGGAGACCATTCTGGCCCTGCATGGGGAGCCTACCTGGTCCTACCTGTATCGGAAGTTCATTCCAGGCTTGAAGAATTATCGATTCGTGGCCCCTGATCTAATTGGCTTTGGGAAGTCCGACAAGATTGTGGGGCACGAGCACTACGACTTCGAATTGCACTTTAGGTCGCTGGAGAACTTCATTGACCGCTTGGATTTACAAAACATTACCCTCGTCGTCCAAGATTGGGGCGGCCTTCTGGGCTTGAGCCTACTCGGTGCGCATCCCGATCGCTTCGCGCGGGTCGTCATCATGAATACATTTCTGCCCAAAGGCAACAAGCTACCACTACCCTTTCGGATTTGGCAGTTGTTCTCCCTTTATCACCCAAACTTGCCCGTAGGAGGAATCGTCCAATTCGCCTCGGCCACCAAGATTCCCAAAGAGGTCATTGCCGCATACAATCTTCCCTTCCCAACAGCCAAACATAAAGCTGGGGCTCGAGCCTTTCCCCAACTCGTTCCATCGCGTCCAACGCAAGGTGGCGTCGATCGAATGAATACCGCCCGCGAAGTCCTGCGAAATTGGGACAAACCGGCCCTTGTGCTCTTTTCAGATAAGGACCGCGTGTTCAGCGGCC from Cryomorphaceae bacterium carries:
- a CDS encoding sterol desaturase family protein, giving the protein MEAYANVLLYAIPGFVGLIILEALYGHFKGRQTFTAMDTISSLSSGTTNTLKDILGLTLVIISYDWVYQRVALTSMESTWWLYLIGFVAIDFAAYWSHRLNHSINYFWNRHVIHHSGEHFNMATALRQSISEIVSLGFIFLFPAALIGIPPEVIAVSAPLHLFLQFWYHTEHIGKLGILEYIIVTPSQHRVHHAINPIYIDKNLAAIFCIWDRAFGTFQEELDEVPCVYGVTRQANTWNPIKINFQHLWLLVQDAWRAKSWKDKLRIWFMPTGWRPDDVAERFPVPSADYRNHVKYDTKPSKLLTAWSWVQFVVMILFLTNLLIHIADYPTDQLLMYGAFIFVMVYSFTSLMDYEASAFWVELIKSCLGLYLIYIVGDFFLIDDLIPRGTLLTMAYFALSVVVVGYLVQSEVKPRAMSLRLDKPLP
- a CDS encoding PAS domain-containing sensor histidine kinase; amino-acid sequence: MNNHEQPNLEARVQELERQNQILKEQLKLNEEERNDFLTNTLNTMGDPVFVKDSESRLLLVNDAFCEMFHMSRSECIGKTLAENVPPEERDSFLAIDRQVIADGIENVNEETLTVNENETRIIATKKSRFIGPSGNKYLVGIIRDLTERIRSEEALKESEQQLKELNATKDKMFSIISHDLRSPINSMMGLSELLTNKQIVVTPEDEQEYMAMIHTSIINTSRLLDNLLGWAKSQSGQIEVHRTSFNFLNAVEEVLSISRTSAKVKGIELRAAHLVDVQLCTDRNMLETIMLNLVSNSIKFTQSGGSITLSSEKSATELRVTITDTGLGMSEEQSDSLFAHGINKSVRGTANEKGSGLGLMLCQDFIDRLGGTIGVQSVLGEGSSFTFHLPISGEAECER
- a CDS encoding DUF1801 domain-containing protein produces the protein MAKKGAMPTYATIDDYIVAQPEHVRSHLHDLRRIILEAAPDAEEKLNYKVPTFALVPEGKRDYQLMMAGYDKFIGFYPFPTTMDHFASELSGFKQGKGSVQFPLNEPLPEDLIRRMVAFRRAEILDSSGV
- a CDS encoding alpha/beta fold hydrolase — translated: MEILKTDLSRFKHLTDFPYREHFVDFEGMQMHYIDEGSGETILALHGEPTWSYLYRKFIPGLKNYRFVAPDLIGFGKSDKIVGHEHYDFELHFRSLENFIDRLDLQNITLVVQDWGGLLGLSLLGAHPDRFARVVIMNTFLPKGNKLPLPFRIWQLFSLYHPNLPVGGIVQFASATKIPKEVIAAYNLPFPTAKHKAGARAFPQLVPSRPTQGGVDRMNTAREVLRNWDKPALVLFSDKDRVFSGLEKYFYKLIPTTADQPRITIEGAGHFLQEEKGEEIAAHIERFMINSPIT